In the genome of Calditrichota bacterium, the window TGAAAAGGGTATTTCAGAAATAGAGCATTTTTATATTGAGAACGATATGTCGGAACAATTGGAATCCAGTGTTGTCCTTTCGTTTTTGAAAAAGTGGAGTCAGGAAATACGCGAATCGCGCCCCCTGTCGCCCCTGGAAAAACTTCAGCGGGAATTGAATGAGGCCGTGAGTCGCGAGGATTTTGAGCGGGCGGCTGAGCTTCGGGATCGTATTCAGGAAATCCAGGAATTTGGGGATGAGCTGCTTTCCTGAAAATAAAGGGAACGCAGGCTGAAGGTTGACAGAAATTGCCCTTTTCGCGGAGTAATTTGAACATAGCAGACAATCGCTGATAAAAGATACGGATCTGAAGATTTAATTCAAAAATCAGATGGTCGCTTTCGAAATTGAAATCGCAAGGAGGAGGGTGAAAACCTATGGGAACAATAAAGAATATTATTTGTCCGATTGATCTGTCGGAATCTTCAAAAAGGGCATACCGGGTGGCCAAATACCTGTCGGATACATTGGAAGCTCAATTATGGATTTTACACGTCCTTCCGGAGGCAACGGATTTTTACTCGTCTCTTTATCCCGATTTGTCAGATTTGATGGGCGGTATTCAGGAACATATTGAAGAAAAAATTGATGCTGTCATCGACACCAAGGATCCGCTTATCCATCGGGTGGTCTTATCCGGGAAACCCTGCGAAGAGATTATTAAATTTCAGGAACATAAAAATGCAGATTTAATTGTGATGGGGGCACGGGGCGTTTCGGTCATCGAATCCATTCTGCTGGGGAATACGGCAGACCGGGTGCTCAGAAATGCAAAATGCCCTGTGGTCATTACCCGGGGTGATTTCAGGACCTACAAAATCAAGAAAATTGTTGTGCCCACCGATATGTCCGAGTATTCCGATTATACTCTGGAACAGGTTGTGGAGCTGGCACGGGCATCCTCGGCCGAAATCGACCTGCTGCACGTGCTTGATGTTCACACCTACGATCCGGATAAGGTTGAAGATTTTATGAAAAGTGATAAGGGGAAAGTTCTGCAGAAAAAGGTGCGAGATGCGATGAAAATGCCGGATGGAGCCGGGGATGTATCCATTAACAAGGTCGTGATCCGCGGGTTTGATGTCGCTTCGGAAGTGGCAAATTACGCACGGGAAAACAAGGCGGATATGATTGTAATGTCGTCGCACGGCCGGAGAGGGATTTCCAAATTATTATTGGGAAGTGTGACCGACAAGGTGATTCGCATTGCCCCCTGCCCGGTGATGGCTGTAAAACATCCCAAATTGTTTGATTAAGGGGATAAGCCCGGATATGAAAATTAGCTAATTAAGTGAAACTCTATTGATAAAAAAAAGGAACCGTTATGAGAGCGATGACAGAAAAAAATCTGCTGGATGCGTTTGCCGGGGAAAGTCAGGCACACATGAAATATCTTATTTATGCGGAAAAAGCAGAGCGCGAGCATCTGCCCCATATTGCAAAAATGTTTCGTGCCATTGCCTTTGCTGAATTTGTGCATGCCAGTAATCACTTTAAGGCATTAAAAAAACTGAATGATACAAAAGACAATCTGGGTGATGCCTATCACGGCGAAACCTTTGAGGTGGAAGAAATGTATCCGGCCTACAAGGAAGTCGCACAATTACAGGGCGAAAAAACGGCTGTACGGACCACGGACTGGGCACTTCAGGCGGAAAAAACCCACGCGGAGATGTACAAAGCCGCCAAGGCCCGTGCCGAACGGGGTGAAGATGAAGAAGATCAGACCATCTGGGTTTGCGAGATTTGTGGCTACACCGAGGTTGGGGAGAGTGCTCCCGATGTTTGTCCCGTTTGCGGCGCAAAGCCGGACTCTTTTCAAAAATTTTAACACGTCATGTCTAACTCAAAGCCCCTCATCCAAACGAAGGGGCTTTTTTATTGGAAAATAAAAGGTGTCCCGCGAAAGACACAAAGTGCACAGAGTTGATTTCAACAAAATCAATTCGCGAAAATCCGTGAAATGAGTGGGTTAAAGTAGACTTAACAAATAAGGGGCTTTATCATGACGCGCGAAGAAGCTCAAAAGCGGATTGAGGAACTTCGGAAGGAAATTAATTACCATAATTACCGCTACTACATTTTGGCGGATCCCGTTATTTCCGATGCCGAGTACGATCGTCTTTTTCAGGAGCTTAAACATCTGGAAGCCCAGTTTCCAGACCTCATTACACCGGATTCCCCGACGCAGCGTGTGGGGGCGCCTCGCCCCGAGGGCGTGGGCTTTGAATCGGTTCAGCATCTGGTCCCCATGCTCAGCATGGACGATGTTTTCAGCGAAGAAGAGTTTCTGGATTTTG includes:
- a CDS encoding universal stress protein; translated protein: MGTIKNIICPIDLSESSKRAYRVAKYLSDTLEAQLWILHVLPEATDFYSSLYPDLSDLMGGIQEHIEEKIDAVIDTKDPLIHRVVLSGKPCEEIIKFQEHKNADLIVMGARGVSVIESILLGNTADRVLRNAKCPVVITRGDFRTYKIKKIVVPTDMSEYSDYTLEQVVELARASSAEIDLLHVLDVHTYDPDKVEDFMKSDKGKVLQKKVRDAMKMPDGAGDVSINKVVIRGFDVASEVANYARENKADMIVMSSHGRRGISKLLLGSVTDKVIRIAPCPVMAVKHPKLFD
- a CDS encoding rubrerythrin family protein, with product MRAMTEKNLLDAFAGESQAHMKYLIYAEKAEREHLPHIAKMFRAIAFAEFVHASNHFKALKKLNDTKDNLGDAYHGETFEVEEMYPAYKEVAQLQGEKTAVRTTDWALQAEKTHAEMYKAAKARAERGEDEEDQTIWVCEICGYTEVGESAPDVCPVCGAKPDSFQKF